One Stenotrophomonas sp. SAU14A_NAIMI4_5 DNA segment encodes these proteins:
- a CDS encoding efflux RND transporter periplasmic adaptor subunit, producing the protein MNKIVKKTLPILLTSAAVIVALLVLRQLWVYYMDEPWTRDAHVGADVVQVAPDVSGLVESVNVADNQAVKKGDVLFVIDRARYRIALEQAKASLAERQASVTQLRREIGRDRSLQDLVAAEDAEVRRAKLQAAQASLATAQAAVDLADLNLARTEVHAPADGRVNDRTMRVGDYVVAGKPVLALLDTGSFRIDGYFEETRLRGVAPGQAVDIRLMGESTALRGHVESIAAGIEDRYRSNGSTLLPNVTPAFDWVRLAQRIPVRIAIDDVPQGVELIAGRTATVTVETNSRKHADKAGTTPTQAGL; encoded by the coding sequence GTGAACAAGATCGTGAAGAAGACCCTTCCCATACTGCTGACCAGCGCGGCGGTGATCGTGGCCCTGCTGGTCCTGCGCCAGCTGTGGGTCTATTACATGGATGAGCCGTGGACCCGCGACGCCCATGTCGGCGCCGACGTGGTGCAGGTGGCCCCTGATGTGTCCGGCCTGGTGGAATCGGTGAACGTGGCCGACAACCAGGCGGTGAAGAAGGGCGACGTGCTGTTCGTGATCGACCGTGCGCGTTACCGCATCGCGCTGGAGCAGGCCAAGGCCAGCCTGGCCGAGCGCCAGGCCTCGGTGACGCAGCTGCGCCGCGAGATCGGCCGCGACCGCAGCCTGCAGGACCTGGTGGCCGCCGAGGACGCCGAAGTGCGCCGGGCCAAGCTGCAGGCCGCGCAGGCGTCGCTGGCCACCGCCCAGGCCGCAGTCGACCTGGCTGATCTGAACCTGGCCCGCACTGAAGTGCACGCGCCGGCCGACGGCCGGGTCAACGATCGCACCATGCGCGTGGGCGACTACGTGGTGGCCGGCAAGCCGGTGCTGGCGCTGCTGGATACCGGCTCGTTCCGCATCGATGGCTACTTCGAGGAAACCCGCCTGCGCGGCGTGGCACCCGGTCAGGCCGTGGACATCCGCCTGATGGGCGAGTCGACCGCGCTGCGCGGCCACGTCGAAAGCATCGCCGCCGGCATCGAGGACCGCTACCGCAGCAACGGCAGCACCCTGCTGCCGAACGTGACCCCGGCCTTCGACTGGGTGCGGCTGGCGCAGCGCATCCCGGTGCGCATCGCCATCGACGACGTGCCCCAGGGCGTGGAACTGATCGCCGGCCGTACCGCCACGGTGACGGTCGAAACCAACAGCAGGAAGCACGCAGACAAGGCCGGCACCACGCCGACACAGGCGGGCCTGTGA